GTCATTGGCATAGAATTAAAGATGGTGTAAGGGTACCAAGAGGAATCAAGAATTTGAAGAGATTGAAAGTACTAGAGATAGTGGATATCGCGGTAACTGACAGCAAAGCAATTCAAGAGTTGGGGGAACTTAACCAGCTAAGAAAACTAAGTGTCATGACAAAAGGGTCAAACAAGAAAAAGTGCAAAATACTTTGTGCAGCCATCGAAAAGCTCACTTCCTTCAAATCTCTCTATGTGGATGGTGATCATGGATACTCACTTGATGGAACACTTGAGTGTCTTGATTCTATTTCCCATCCTCCTTCCCTCAAGAGCCTTAGATTGAAGGGGTGTATTAAGGAGACACCCAACTGGTTTAGGGAGCTCAAACACTTGGTGAAGATTTACTTATATAAAAGTCACCTAAATGGAGATACCATGGAGATACTCGGGGAACTACATAATCTCATGGATCTTCACTTTCGTTGGTATGCATACGTTGGGGAGAAGCTAGTGTTCATTGAGGGAGCATTCCAAAATCTCCGGAAGCTTGTTGTTGAAACTGAGGATAAACTAAGAGAGGTGAGGTTTGAGGAGGGCACCTCACCCCAGATGGAATGGATAGAAATCTGTCATTGCGAACTGATATCAGGGATTGTTGGTGTCAAGCACCTTCCAAGGCTCAAGGAGATAGGACTCAAATCTGCTAAAGTGGCAAGGCTTGGTCAGCTGGAGGGTGAAGTGGACACACACCCCAATCGGCCCATATTGCGCCTGTCTGAGAAGCGAAGCTATCACGACTTGGGGGAAACCCATGTATCTGTTGTTGAGGTGGAAGTGGCGGATGAGCCCCTTCTCACCAGCAGCCTGTGGACGTTGACGATCGAACAACAACCAGTCAGTCCTGCATTATGACATTCATGCAGCtacttgttttgtttttctcttctGTTCAGCACTAGCTTAGCTTATCTCATTTTCTTACTTTTTTCGTTCTTCCTTGTTGTCTCTAGCAAAACCCAATAGTTAGCGAAGAATGCTCGATGGTGCCGATCTCGCCTCTAGATGGTGATGATGATCAGTTCTCCGTTGTGAGCTCTCCTGGCTGCCTGTAGTGCTGATCCCGGAGTCCCCTGCTGCATTTTCCACCTCCCGTGCCTGAGGTCAGTTCAGTATCTGCCCTGAGTCACCATGCCGGTATTTGTTTGTTTCTATATGATTTGATTAGTAGGATGCTTTTTGTTTTTGAAATTTTGTATCATGATTGGTTGGAGCGTGTGATTAGGTTTCTTACAGGTGCAGCAGAGGTCGTATTTTGTTTTAATGTGCACACCAGATGTTCGTCCAAATGTcttgtcaaaatttttttatcttttgatTTGTCAAGTATTTATGATTCGCAATATGAAACATCGTTGGTCAGGATCTGTGCTGCACGTATCGATGCAATGTAATGATCCAAGTTACGGTTCCGTTTGTTCGTTATCTTCTTATCAATTTAggccctgtttttttttcagcttgggatttttataatctagattattgagtcagattactataaactAGACTGTTATAATATGTAGTAGAATAaacggttagttgtttctttcctagattattagagcctagaatattaggtttgcaagtctaaagagggagtggggtggcatggtgggtaatttttcacccaataatctagaaaaagctcacctaaatgagcttatcagattagagtaagctgggctccagattataataagctacttcaataagttgtctgtttctttcagcttactcccaataaactggattataataatcccaatctgaaagaaacagggccttagtgtTCCGTACCAGATTTTCAAAAAGGAACTAATATTTCTTACCAACCATTTCTGATGTAATCTCTCTATCCACTGTCATACCGTGTTACCTGTAGACTGTAGTCTGTAGACATAAAAAAAGTACCTTTTTGGTCTCTGAAACATTTACCTGTATCGACTGGTCTCCAATATATCCTTTTGTTTTCATTCAATTTGAAACGGCCTTCTTTTTGCC
The Oryza sativa Japonica Group chromosome 6, ASM3414082v1 DNA segment above includes these coding regions:
- the LOC112939341 gene encoding disease resistance protein RPM1-like, producing MRLVNCSLCVLRGRRQGSYYDLDTYNRKERVLILSCIPLIMALSDSDNHRRLITDLHTGCSSHWHRIKDGVRVPRGIKNLKRLKVLEIVDIAVTDSKAIQELGELNQLRKLSVMTKGSNKKKCKILCAAIEKLTSFKSLYVDGDHGYSLDGTLECLDSISHPPSLKSLRLKGCIKETPNWFRELKHLVKIYLYKSHLNGDTMEILGELHNLMDLHFRWYAYVGEKLVFIEGAFQNLRKLVVETEDKLREVRFEEGTSPQMEWIEICHCELISGIVGVKHLPRLKEIGLKSAKVARLGQLEGEVDTHPNRPILRLSEKRSYHDLGETHVSVVEVEVADEPLLTSSLWTLTIEQQPQNPIVSEECSMVPISPLDGDDDQFSVVSSPGCL